A region from the Drosophila ananassae strain 14024-0371.13 chromosome 2L, ASM1763931v2, whole genome shotgun sequence genome encodes:
- the LOC6499169 gene encoding neuropeptide F receptor isoform X1, which produces MMIIGMNQTESGPLATGDRLSGYASSGNSGRYLDDRHPLDYLDLGSVVSNAHAALNSSANNNFSEANDTGARPLDPVLIDRFLSNRAVDSPWYHMLISMYGVLIVFGALGNTLVVIAVVRKPIMRTARNLFILNLAISDLLLCLVTMPLTLMEILSKYWPFGSCSILCKTIAMLQALCIFVSTISITAIAFDRYQVIVYPTRDSLQFVGAVTTLACIWALALLLASPLFIYKELINTDTPTLLQQMGFQDTIPFCIEDWPSSNGRFYYSIFSLCVQYLVPILIVSVAYFGIYNKLKSRITVVAVQAASAQRKVERGRRMKRTNCLLISIAVIFGVSWLPLNFFNLYADMQQSPVTQNMLVKYAICHMIGMSSACSNPLLYGWLNDNFRKEFHELLCRCSEPTNVALNGHTTGCNVQAAAARRRRKLGGDLTKGEQKLLGKGGASQCGGGASIFGDGGGPEGGGCGSMAATDFMTGNPECGLRSAITESVALTENPMPSEITKLMPRLEQY; this is translated from the exons ATGATG ATAATCGGCATGAACCAAACGGAATCGGGGCCCCTAGCAACCGGGGACAGACTCAGTGGATATGCGAGCAGCGGGAACAGTGGCCGCTATCTCGACGACCGACATCCCCTGGATTACTTGGACCTGGGATCCGTGGTGAGTAACGCCCACGCTGCCCTCAACTCGTCGgccaacaacaacttttcggAGGCGAACGATACAGGAGCTCGGCCTCTTGATCCAGTTTTAATCGACCGGTTTCTGAGCAACCGGGCGGTGGACAGCCCCTGGTACCATATGCTCATCAGTATGTATGGCGTGCTGATTGTGTTCGGCGCCCTGGGCAACACACTAGTGGTCATTGCAGTCGTCCGGAAGCCCATCATGCGCACGGCCCGCAACCTTTTCATCCTTAACTTGGCCATCTCGG ATTTACTTTTATGCCTGGTAACCATGCCGCTGACGTTAATGGAAATCCTATCCAAATACTGGCCTTTTGGGTCCTGCTCCATCCTGTGCAAAACGATTGCCATGCTGCAGGCACTCTGCATTTTCGTGTCGACAATATCCATAACGGCCATCGCCTTCGACCGATATCAG GTTATTGTCTATCCAACGCGGGATAGTCTGCAGTTTGTGGGCGCGGTTACAACCTTGGCATGTATTTGGGCTCTGGCCCTGCTCCTGGCCTCGCCGCTTTTTATTTACAAGGAGCTGATAAACACGGACACACCCACTCTTCTGCAGCAGATGGGCTTTCAGGACACCATACCCTTCTGCATTGAAGACTGGCCGAGCAGCAACGGGCGCTTCTACTACTCGATATTTTCCCTTTGCGTCCAGTACTTGGTGCCCATTCTGATTGTCTCGGTGGCCTACTTTGGGATATACAACAAGCTGAAGAGCCGCATCACCGTGGTGGCTGTCCAGGCTGCCTCCGCCCAGCGGAAGGTGGAACGGGGACGGCGGATGAAGCGGACCAACTGCCTCCTGATTAGCATCGCCGTCATCTTTGGAGTGTCCTGGCTGCCGCTGAACTTCTTCAACCTGTACGCGGACATGCAGCAGTCGCCGGTGACCCAAAACATGCTGGTGAAGTACGCCATCTGCCACATGATCGGCATGAGCTCCGCCTGCTCCAACCCGCTGCTCTACGGCTGGCTCAACGACAACTTCCGTAAAGAATTTCACGAACTGCTCTGCCGTTGCTCAGAACCCACTAATGTTGCTCTTAACGGTCACACGACAGGATGCAACGTCCAGGCGGCAGCGGCCCGACGGCGCCGCAAGCTGGGCGGGGACCTCACCAAGGGCGAGCAAAAGTTGCTGGGCAAGGGCGGGGCCTCCCAGTGCGGCGGTGGCGCCTCAATTTTCGGCGACGGCGGTGGTCCGGAAGGCGGCGGTTGCGGCAGCATGGCCGCCACTGATTTCATGACCGGAAACCCGGAGTGCGGACTGCGCAGCGCCATAACCGAGTCAGTGGCCCTAACGGAGAACCCCATGCCCTCGGAGATCACCAAACTGATGCCGCG TTTGGAACAGTACTGA
- the LOC6501397 gene encoding glutaredoxin domain-containing cysteine-rich protein CG31559 isoform X1, with the protein MVLATPPVNKGSKPGNCFMDQYQQYSAQCETADSGNGSDLESNGPPAKPDDSEESGPSSLGSDSTEYVRQSASQPSGQRQRQKSLRVLGSLLPDSLLRDIRDRRSSEYVVQYSPKEEKKLKETRLTRESLSEEKIEELRAAVERANFVQTGEESLDSIEATAQSLPATTIGNSGRSSSNINYKYADDQYYSFHINEHENFGGFSRNGGDTDSHRGEGSENGSLTEQADLFAGYRDVRCGASSTQSTIRSAKGTVRGVKNRVRNGIATFLQLQQQPNAKNFKEKDLGKVVLYTTSMGIIRDTYTKCANVKQILRTLLVKFEERDVFMSVEYQAEMRQRMQTAQVRVPQLYVEGQHIGDAETVERLNESGELRQLLKPYKSIASTLTCQTCGGYRLLPCPSCNGSKKSVHRNHFTAEFVALKCMNCDEVGLVKCHNC; encoded by the exons ATGGTGCTGGCCACGCCCCCCGTTAACAAGGGCAGCAAGCCGGGAAACTGTTTCATGGACCAGTACCAGCAGTACTCCGCCCAATGCGAGACCGCTGACAGTGGCAACGGCAGTGACCTGGAGAGCAACGGCCCCCCGGCCAAGCCGGACGACAGCGAGGAGAGCGGTCCCTCCTCCTTGGGCAGCGACTCTACGGAGTACGTCCGCCAGTCGGCCTCCCAACCGAGCGGTCAGCGGCAGCGACAAAAGTCCCTCCGGGTCCTGGGCTCCCTCCTGCCCGACAGCCTTCTGCGGGACATTCGCGATCGCCGCAGCTCGGAGTACGTGGTTCAATATTCCCCGAAGGAGGAAAAAAAGTTGAAGGAGACCCGCCTGACCCGCGAGTCGCTGAGTGAGGAGAAAATCGAAGAGCTCCGGGCGGCCGTCGAGCGGGCCAACTTTGTGCAAACCGGTGAGGAGTCGCTGGACAGCATTGAGGCCACGGCTCAATCTCTGCCAGCCACCACCATTGGCAATAGtggccgcagcagcagcaacatcaactaCAAGTATGCAGACGACCAATACTACAGCTTTCACATTAACGAGCACGAGAACTTTGGCGGCTTCTCGCGAAACGGGGGCGACACGGATTCCCATCGGGGAGAGGGGTCGGAGAACGGGAGTCTAACGGAGCAGGCAGATCTTTTCGCCGGATACCGGGATGTGCGGTGCGGAGCCAGTTCCACCCAGTCCACCATCCGATCCGCCAAGGGGACCGTGCGGGGCGTCAAGAACCGTGTGCGCAATGGAATAGCCACGTTCTTGCAACTCCAGCAGCAGCCGAATGCCAAG AACTTCAAGGAGAAAGACCTGGGCAAGGTGGTGCTGTACACCACCAGTATGGGCATCATCCGGGACACCTACACGAAATGTGCCAACGTGAAGCAGATCCTACGAACGCTGCTGGTCAAGTTCGAGGAGCGGGACGTCTTCATGAGCGTGGAGTACCAGGCGGAGATGCGCCAGCGGATGCAGACCGCCCAGGTCCGGGTGCCACAGCTCTACGTCGAGGGCCAGCACATCGGGGACGCGGAGACCGTGGAGCGGCTGAACGAGTCCGGTGAACTGCGGCAGCTGCTGAAGCCCTACAAGTCCATTGCCAGTACGCTCACCTGCCAGACCTGCGGCGGCTACCGTCTGCTGCCCTGCCCCTCCTGCAACGGGTCGAAGAAGTCCGTGCACCGCAACCACTTCACCGCCGAGTTCGTGGCCCTCAAGTGCATGAACTGCGACGAGGTGGGCCTGGTCAAGTGCCACAACTGCTGA
- the LOC6499167 gene encoding uncharacterized protein LOC6499167, which translates to MLLCRIVVALMLLILLHYSTADELTTQGTPSAPGSQPRAAGSMRAVHSDAYIARNQKQCFDTRSLVSCIKYKASKLIWKLATNSLGFFPNEYGRELPGDKNRWLRMVQLGEPANEVVVFNDAKSLEGDSELTLILKFLKRAVETFGRNHALQLTLSSETGARVLDESEARLKKKKKKWLILLPLIILMKIAHLKMTLVGLLMPVLGMNLLLVGGVGWLIHYLKYKTMCKIHPHLVQTHSHVYESDPSDYSSFVGSSFSNSYPPYSSGSGSPHEVGGGNSYSKDWATSKAYHGYNYLDTISKRIQ; encoded by the exons ATGCTGCTGTGTCGCATCGTGGTGGCACTGATGCTGCTTATCCTCCTTCACTATTCCACGGCGGATGAGCTAACCACCCAAGGGACGCCATCTGCACCAGGATCTCAGCCCAGAGCGGCGGGCTCCATGAGGGCCGTTCACAGTGACGCCTATATAGCGCGAAACCAGAAACAGTGCTTCGATACCCGTAGTCTAGTGTCCTGCATCAAGTACAAGGCCAGCAAGCTCATCTGGAAGCTGGCCACCAACAGCCTAGGCTTCTTTCCCAACGAGTACGGGCGCGAATTGCCCGGGGACAAGAACCGCTGGCTGCGGATGGTCCAGCTTGGAGAACCCGCTAACGAAGTGGTTGTTTTTAACGATGCCAAGAGTTTGGAAG gtgACAGCGAACTGACGCTAATCTTGAAGTTCCTGAAACGGGCGGTGGAGACTTTTGGGCGCAATCATGCCCTGCAGCTGACACTTTCCAGTGAAACTGGAGCTCGCGTCTTGGACGAATCTG AGGCTCGtttgaagaaaaagaagaagaagtgGCTCATCCTCCTGCCCCTGATTATTTTGATGAAGATTGCCCATTTGAAGATGACTCTGGTCGGCCTCCTGATGCCAGTCCTGGGAATGAATCTGCTTCTGGTCGGCGGCGTAGGTTGGTTGATCCACTACCTGAAGTATAAGACTATGTGCAAGATCCACCCCCACCTGGTGCAAACGCACTCGCACGTCTACGAATCGGACCCTTCAGACTACTCCTCCTTCGTGGGCAGTAGCTTTTCCAACTCGTACCCTCCCTACAGCTCGGGGTCCGGGTCACCCCACGAGGTAGGCGGCGGCAATAGCTACAGCAAGGACTGGGCCACGAGTAAGGCCTACCACGGTTACAACTATCTGGACACGATCAGCAAGCGAATACAGTAG
- the LOC6499168 gene encoding uncharacterized protein LOC6499168: MFPTWLTEEYIQIALRGYYKDTQLCVLKVWAKPATEKGENYVGVMTRIYVDFELADGGLQKKSFILKQGVPPDAPQADLFAEYDVYNRELEMYDVVLPKMSAILREANFNEKLMADAIVVDRKRTIMILEDLAPLHYTNADRVKQLDIVHTKLVLDMLAKFHAAAIILDQREPQLLRRNYNSHFFSREKKGYEEVFVGLFKAFIRYVKNQPILWDRYGKKLEHTISHLMEYAAKSVDVTEKDFQTLIHGDCWTTNVMYQYDDEGNPTTVLPIDFQFSSWTHPTVDLHYFFSTSLKTDVKERESELVQYHFYSLKRTLEALSYKGYIPSLFEYQLQFERRRFLSVVIANVFQPIMVYEGCEDPEFVNLYQDTPQGIRFQDSMYESKEIQRRIEEILPILDSKGFLDAH, encoded by the exons ATGTTTCCCACTTGGCTAACAGAGGAGTACATTCAGATAGCCCTTCGGGGCTATTATAAGGATACTCAACTTTGCGTCCTGAAAGTCTGGGCCAAGCCAGCGACCGAAAAAGGGGAAAATTATGTTGGTGTGATGACACGCATCTACGTGGACTTTGAGCTTGCAGACGGTGGGTTGCAAAAGAAGTCCTTTATTCTGAAACAAGGAGTGCCACCGGATGCCCCCcaggccgatctctttgcagaGTATGATGTCTACAACAGAGAGCTGGAAATGTACGATGTTGTTTTACCAAAAATGTCGGCGATTCTCCGAGAGGCAAATTTCAATGAGAAGTTGATGGCAGATGCCATCGTAGTGGATCGGAAACGAACGATTATGATTCTCGAGGATCTGGCACCGCTCCACTACACGAATGCAGACAGAGTGAAGCAATTAGACATTGTCCACACAAAACTAGTCCTCGATATGCTGGCGAAGTTTCATGCGGCTGCCATAATTCTTGATCAACGAGAACCACAACTTTTGCGAAGAAATTATAATAGCCATTTCTTTTCGAGAGAGAAAAAAGGGTACGAGGAAGTTTTTGTTGGCCTGTTCAAAGCTTTCATAAGATACGTAAAGAACCAGCCAATTTTGTGGGATCGCtatggaaaaaaattggaacaCACTATTTCCCATTTGATGGAGTATGCCGCCAAATCTGTGGATGTCACCGAAAAGGACTTTCAGACGCTAATTCACGGAGACTGTTGGACCACAAATGTAATGTACCAGTACGATGACGAAGGAAATCCCACCACGGTTCTGCCCATCGACTTTCAGTTTAGTTCCTGGACACATCCTACTGTTGATTTGCATTATTTCTTCAGCACATCGTTAAAGACTGATGTAAAGGAAAGAGAATCTGAGCTGGTGCAATATCATTTCTACTCCTTAAAACGGACTTTGGAGGCACTTTCCTATAAGGGATATATTCCCAGTTTGTTTGAATACCAGCTGCAATTCGAGAGAAGGAGATTTTTAA GTGTTGTGATTGCCAACGTATTTCAACCAATCATGGTGTACGAAGGCTGCGAGGATCCAGAATTCGTAAATCTGTACCAAGATACTCCACAAGGCATAAGGTTCCAAGACTCCATGTATGAGAGTAAAGAGATTCAAAGACGCATCGAAGAAATTTTACCCATCCTTGATTCGAAAGGATTCCTGGACGCGCACTAA
- the LOC6499169 gene encoding neuropeptide F receptor isoform X2 produces MMIIGMNQTESGPLATGDRLSGYASSGNSGRYLDDRHPLDYLDLGSVVSNAHAALNSSANNNFSEANDTGARPLDPVLIDRFLSNRAVDSPWYHMLISMYGVLIVFGALGNTLVVIAVVRKPIMRTARNLFILNLAISDLLLCLVTMPLTLMEILSKYWPFGSCSILCKTIAMLQALCIFVSTISITAIAFDRYQVIVYPTRDSLQFVGAVTTLACIWALALLLASPLFIYKELINTDTPTLLQQMGFQDTIPFCIEDWPSSNGRFYYSIFSLCVQYLVPILIVSVAYFGIYNKLKSRITVVAVQAASAQRKVERGRRMKRTNCLLISIAVIFGVSWLPLNFFNLYADMQQSPVTQNMLVKYAICHMIGMSSACSNPLLYGWLNDNFRCNVQAAAARRRRKLGGDLTKGEQKLLGKGGASQCGGGASIFGDGGGPEGGGCGSMAATDFMTGNPECGLRSAITESVALTENPMPSEITKLMPRLEQY; encoded by the exons ATGATG ATAATCGGCATGAACCAAACGGAATCGGGGCCCCTAGCAACCGGGGACAGACTCAGTGGATATGCGAGCAGCGGGAACAGTGGCCGCTATCTCGACGACCGACATCCCCTGGATTACTTGGACCTGGGATCCGTGGTGAGTAACGCCCACGCTGCCCTCAACTCGTCGgccaacaacaacttttcggAGGCGAACGATACAGGAGCTCGGCCTCTTGATCCAGTTTTAATCGACCGGTTTCTGAGCAACCGGGCGGTGGACAGCCCCTGGTACCATATGCTCATCAGTATGTATGGCGTGCTGATTGTGTTCGGCGCCCTGGGCAACACACTAGTGGTCATTGCAGTCGTCCGGAAGCCCATCATGCGCACGGCCCGCAACCTTTTCATCCTTAACTTGGCCATCTCGG ATTTACTTTTATGCCTGGTAACCATGCCGCTGACGTTAATGGAAATCCTATCCAAATACTGGCCTTTTGGGTCCTGCTCCATCCTGTGCAAAACGATTGCCATGCTGCAGGCACTCTGCATTTTCGTGTCGACAATATCCATAACGGCCATCGCCTTCGACCGATATCAG GTTATTGTCTATCCAACGCGGGATAGTCTGCAGTTTGTGGGCGCGGTTACAACCTTGGCATGTATTTGGGCTCTGGCCCTGCTCCTGGCCTCGCCGCTTTTTATTTACAAGGAGCTGATAAACACGGACACACCCACTCTTCTGCAGCAGATGGGCTTTCAGGACACCATACCCTTCTGCATTGAAGACTGGCCGAGCAGCAACGGGCGCTTCTACTACTCGATATTTTCCCTTTGCGTCCAGTACTTGGTGCCCATTCTGATTGTCTCGGTGGCCTACTTTGGGATATACAACAAGCTGAAGAGCCGCATCACCGTGGTGGCTGTCCAGGCTGCCTCCGCCCAGCGGAAGGTGGAACGGGGACGGCGGATGAAGCGGACCAACTGCCTCCTGATTAGCATCGCCGTCATCTTTGGAGTGTCCTGGCTGCCGCTGAACTTCTTCAACCTGTACGCGGACATGCAGCAGTCGCCGGTGACCCAAAACATGCTGGTGAAGTACGCCATCTGCCACATGATCGGCATGAGCTCCGCCTGCTCCAACCCGCTGCTCTACGGCTGGCTCAACGACAACTTCC GATGCAACGTCCAGGCGGCAGCGGCCCGACGGCGCCGCAAGCTGGGCGGGGACCTCACCAAGGGCGAGCAAAAGTTGCTGGGCAAGGGCGGGGCCTCCCAGTGCGGCGGTGGCGCCTCAATTTTCGGCGACGGCGGTGGTCCGGAAGGCGGCGGTTGCGGCAGCATGGCCGCCACTGATTTCATGACCGGAAACCCGGAGTGCGGACTGCGCAGCGCCATAACCGAGTCAGTGGCCCTAACGGAGAACCCCATGCCCTCGGAGATCACCAAACTGATGCCGCG TTTGGAACAGTACTGA
- the LOC6499166 gene encoding uncharacterized protein LOC6499166 produces MAGRCVVLLSLYFGILCQILAFSAAQDQVVQACSNDDVPMCAQSTANGMNFLFRNECDLRKAQRSNLMGAPIYEVSLRNCFPNCEFECSTRQRPVCGVSSQTGHRRTFKSRCEMIRTSCLSGSEWLVQQWGVCPKENSLPQNSQKPLQPVRCTKIYRPVCAMYAGVKSTFSNECLVNAENVKTQRNWRIVSQGLCGEDSLKMKQSYKQKPQTKPKVDADRTKRSNKYKNNRLSQSDDFQIPEDAVQIYAPSTFHTQFISQTGAMEKSYSLPARKPYVVSPQKPKVRKVYGSRNSKNPVKSCVFGNDPICGTFKSQRRTFSSVCDLMEYSQRFGNAWTISHDGACRQCDKPCPTVIQPICATRNGFNHTIINECYLERVRCKDPASIWKLVHKGECPMPLGNKPQGIHTKKIKPLSVVPVVLYGKNIFRQSSTEKTNLKKVATTKKITTTHKPQHHLKSTTIKTPLPSLEPNNRKIRKIELSGFTNFSGSKLSNYVKSDEDAFWSSNDNWLIGKTLDNVNGFFNKKPASFKKTYVEKKPPSYKHFTNTVRAPLTTSTTTTVAPPPQLPVFVSFSSPELLDLDFDNKPTIFGDDDAQLLQMLTTKMTTTTTSATPVPSTTQPSTTELATSIGTTEATTYPEDTTSVAVEITSEDSLGFTDPETTEEVLISSTTDAPPQTTTEPEELYSQTTDGTETPTTTSATELSSSTQNADYTADELSAETSGQTSIYGLDKNSLIMRLLRARSSQNVLI; encoded by the exons ATGGCCGGGCGTTGTGTAGTGCTACTCAGTCTTTACTTTGGAATATTGTGTCAGATATTGGCTTTCTCCGCTGCCCAAGATCAGGTGGTCCAGGCTTGCTCCAACGATGATGTGCCCATGTGTGCCCAAAGTACTGCCAATGGAATGAACTTTCTTTTTAGAAACGAATGTGATTTAAGGAAGGCCCAGCGCAGCAACCTAATGGGTGCCCCGATTT ATGAAGTATCTCTTCGAAACTGCTTTCCCAACTGTGAATTCGAGTGCAGCACCCGGCAAAGACCAGTTTGTGGAGTTAGCTCGCAAACAGGCCATCGCAGGACCTTTAAAAGCCGTTGCGAAATGATACGTACATCGTGCTTATCTGGATCTGAATGGTTGGTCCAACAATGGGGAGTGTGCCCCAAAGAAAATAGTTTGCCCCAAAACAGCCAGAAGCCGCTGCAACCCGTGCGCTGCACCAAAATCTATCGTCCTGTCTGCGCCATGTATGCCGGAGTCAAGTCCACCTTTTCTAATGAGTGCCTAGTAAATGCTGAAAATGTCAAGACACAGAGAA ATTGGCGCATCGTTTCCCAAGGTCTTTGTGGCGAAGACAGCCTTAAAATGAAACAGAGCTACAAACAAAAACCCCAGACAAAACCAAAAGTAGATGCTGATCGCACAAAGCGCAGTAACAAGTACAAAAACAATCGGCTTAGCCAAAGTGATGATTTCCAGATTCCGGAGGATGCTGTCCAAATCTATGCCCCATCCACGTTCCACACACAATTCATCAGCCAGACAGGAGCTATGGAAAAGAGTTATTCCCTACCCGCTCGAAAGCCCTACGTTGTTTCGCCTCAAAAACCAAAGGTTCGAAAGGTTTATGGCAGTAGAAATTCAAAAAATCCTGTGAAATCATGTGTGTTTGGAAATGATCCCATTTGTGGGACTTTTAAAAGCCAGAGGCGTACGTTCTCTAGTGTTTGCGACCTGATGGAATACAGCCAGAGATTTGGAAACG CATGGACCATTTCGCATGACGGAGCTTGCCGGCAATGTGATAAGCCTTGCCCCACTGTAATTCAACCCATTTGTGCCACAAGGAACGGCTTCAACCACACTATTATTAACGAGTGCTACCTGGAGCGAGTGCGTTGCAAGGATCCAGCAAGTA TTTGGAAATTAGTTCATAAAGGCGAGTGCCCGATGCCACTTGGAAATAAGCCCCAAGGAATACACACCAAGAAAATTAAGCCCTTGTCCGTGGTGCCTGTAGTTTTATATGGGAAAAACATATTTCGGCAATCAAGCACTGAAAAAACCAACTTAAAGAAAGTTGCaacaactaaaaaaattacaacGACTCATAAGCCACAGCACCACCTGAAAAGTACCACCATAAAAACCCCATTACCATCCCTGGAGCCAAATAACCGAAAGATTCGAAAAATAGAGCTCTCGGGATTTACGAATTTTTCGGGATCAAAACTTTCAAATTATGTTAAATCCGATGAAGATGCGTTCTGGTCTTCCAACGATAATTGGCTGATTGGAAAAACCCTCGACAATGTTAATggttttttcaataaaaaaccAGCTAGTTTCAAGAAGACTTATGTGGAAAAGAAACCTCCGAGCTATAAACACTTTACAAACACTGTTAGAGCTCCTTTAACCACCAGCACCACTACAACTGTGGCTCCACCACCACAGTTGCCAGTTTTCGTGAGCTTTTCCTCGCCGGAGTTACTTGACCTGGACTTTGACAATAAGCCGACCATTTTCGGGGATGATGATGCCCAGCTTCTGCAGATGCTGACCACCAAAATGACCACCACTACCACCTCCGCCACACCCGTTCCCAGCACCACTCAACCGAGCACCACCGAACTAGCAACTAGTATTGGGACAACGGAAGCGACCACTTACCCGGAGGATACTACCTCAGTTGCAGTGGAAATAACCAGCGAGGATTCCTTGGGCTTTACTGATCCGGAAACCACGGAGGAAGTATTAATTAGCTCCACCACAGATGCACCACCTCAGACCACTACAGAACCTGAGGAGCTGTATAGTCAAACCACAGATGGTACGGAGACGCCAACCACAACCTCGGCCACCGAGCTGTCGAGTTCCACACAGAATGCGGACTACACGGCGGATGAGCTATCTGCCGAGACCAGTGGCCAGACTTCCATTTACGGACTGGACAAAAACTCGTTGATAATGCGACTGCTACGTGCCAGAAGTAGTCAAAATGttctaatttaa
- the LOC6501397 gene encoding glutaredoxin domain-containing cysteine-rich protein CG31559 isoform X2 has protein sequence MVLATPPVNKGSKPGNCFMDQYQQYSAQCETADSGNGSDLESNGPPAKPDDSEESGPSSLGSDSTEYVRQSASQPSGQRQRQKSLRVLGSLLPDSLLRDIRDRRSSEYVVQYSPKEEKKLKETRLTRESLSEEKIEELRAAVERANFVQTGEESLDSIEATAQSLPATTIGNSGRSSSNINYKYADDQYYSFHINEHENFGGFSRNGGDTDSHRGEGSENGSLTEQADLFAGYRDVRCGASSTQSTIRSAKGTVRGVKNRVRNGIATFLQLQQQPNAKSRT, from the exons ATGGTGCTGGCCACGCCCCCCGTTAACAAGGGCAGCAAGCCGGGAAACTGTTTCATGGACCAGTACCAGCAGTACTCCGCCCAATGCGAGACCGCTGACAGTGGCAACGGCAGTGACCTGGAGAGCAACGGCCCCCCGGCCAAGCCGGACGACAGCGAGGAGAGCGGTCCCTCCTCCTTGGGCAGCGACTCTACGGAGTACGTCCGCCAGTCGGCCTCCCAACCGAGCGGTCAGCGGCAGCGACAAAAGTCCCTCCGGGTCCTGGGCTCCCTCCTGCCCGACAGCCTTCTGCGGGACATTCGCGATCGCCGCAGCTCGGAGTACGTGGTTCAATATTCCCCGAAGGAGGAAAAAAAGTTGAAGGAGACCCGCCTGACCCGCGAGTCGCTGAGTGAGGAGAAAATCGAAGAGCTCCGGGCGGCCGTCGAGCGGGCCAACTTTGTGCAAACCGGTGAGGAGTCGCTGGACAGCATTGAGGCCACGGCTCAATCTCTGCCAGCCACCACCATTGGCAATAGtggccgcagcagcagcaacatcaactaCAAGTATGCAGACGACCAATACTACAGCTTTCACATTAACGAGCACGAGAACTTTGGCGGCTTCTCGCGAAACGGGGGCGACACGGATTCCCATCGGGGAGAGGGGTCGGAGAACGGGAGTCTAACGGAGCAGGCAGATCTTTTCGCCGGATACCGGGATGTGCGGTGCGGAGCCAGTTCCACCCAGTCCACCATCCGATCCGCCAAGGGGACCGTGCGGGGCGTCAAGAACCGTGTGCGCAATGGAATAGCCACGTTCTTGCAACTCCAGCAGCAGCCGAATGCCAAG AGCCGAACCTGA